One Bacteroidota bacterium DNA window includes the following coding sequences:
- a CDS encoding FISUMP domain-containing protein, with protein sequence MKIKLRFVPYFLTVGMFLIFAASCSKDSNAGSNDNSNTAAGKIKAPEFNSKVTYGTMTDQDGNVYKTVTIGTQTWMAENLRVKTYNDGTSITNMVYHGHGLNGGYCNYNNTDNPDTISTYGRLYDWYAVNTGKLAPKGWHVPSQAEWTTLVNYLGGENVAGGKIREAGTDHWKGPNTGGTNESGFTAIPCGVYSHSDDFGNSGEFTAWWTSDYYFDYTAYVMCINDNCSTMYCGGTYSNINTGYSVRCVKD encoded by the coding sequence ATGAAAATCAAGCTTCGTTTTGTCCCATATTTTTTAACAGTGGGCATGTTTTTAATTTTTGCTGCCAGTTGCAGCAAAGACAGCAATGCCGGCAGTAATGATAACAGCAATACTGCTGCCGGCAAAATTAAAGCTCCTGAGTTTAATTCCAAGGTTACTTATGGTACAATGACCGACCAGGACGGTAATGTTTACAAGACCGTAACTATTGGTACGCAGACCTGGATGGCAGAAAATCTGCGGGTGAAGACTTATAATGATGGAACAAGTATTACTAACATGGTATATCATGGGCACGGGCTTAACGGTGGATATTGTAATTATAATAATACGGATAACCCGGATACGATTTCTACCTATGGAAGGTTGTATGATTGGTATGCAGTTAATACGGGAAAACTTGCACCCAAAGGCTGGCATGTACCCTCGCAGGCTGAGTGGACAACTTTAGTCAATTACCTGGGAGGCGAAAATGTTGCCGGCGGAAAAATAAGAGAAGCCGGCACTGACCATTGGAAAGGTCCCAATACCGGGGGAACAAATGAATCGGGTTTTACAGCCATTCCCTGTGGTGTATACAGCCATTCAGACGATTTTGGTAATTCAGGCGAATTTACTGCATGGTGGACTTCTGATTATTATTTTGATTATACTGCTTATGTGATGTGTATTAACGATAATTGTTCGACAATGTATTGTGGGGGCACTTATTCTAATATAAATACAGGGTATTCTGTACGTTGTGTAAAGGATTAA
- a CDS encoding fibrobacter succinogenes major paralogous domain-containing protein — protein sequence MLKKLIELTVLIFCMVIVFNACKKDGGAGSENSGHTLAKPKFNSNVTYGTVTDQDGNVYKTVIIGTQTWMAENLKVTHYNDGTPIPNVTGNEEWKSLSTGAYCNYNNTANKDTIDIYGRLYNWYAVNTGKLAPKGWHVATDIDWANLEHFLGENLAVGKLKEEGTDHWMTPNMAATNESGFTALPAGERYYYGEFYDIGEHSYWWSSSLDYGKYALEWGADYRITNLGRCGYEVMDGFSVRCIKDN from the coding sequence ATGTTAAAAAAATTAATTGAGTTAACGGTTTTGATATTTTGTATGGTCATAGTCTTCAATGCATGCAAAAAGGATGGAGGTGCAGGTTCTGAAAATTCGGGCCATACGCTGGCCAAGCCAAAATTTAATTCTAATGTTACTTATGGCACTGTAACCGACCAGGATGGGAATGTTTATAAAACAGTAATTATTGGAACCCAAACCTGGATGGCAGAAAACCTCAAAGTTACCCATTATAACGATGGAACACCCATTCCCAATGTTACCGGTAATGAGGAATGGAAATCTTTGTCAACGGGTGCATATTGCAATTATAACAATACGGCCAATAAGGATACCATTGATATTTACGGCAGGCTTTATAATTGGTATGCTGTAAATACTGGAAAACTTGCACCTAAGGGCTGGCATGTGGCTACGGATATTGACTGGGCAAATTTGGAACATTTTTTAGGTGAGAACCTGGCTGTTGGAAAATTAAAGGAAGAGGGTACCGATCATTGGATGACTCCTAATATGGCGGCTACCAATGAAAGTGGATTTACTGCACTTCCTGCTGGCGAAAGGTATTATTATGGTGAATTTTATGATATTGGTGAGCACAGTTACTGGTGGAGTTCTTCCCTCGATTATGGCAAATATGCCTTGGAATGGGGGGCAGATTATCGCATCACGAATTTAGGTAGATGTGGCTATGAAGTCATGGATGGTTTTTCAGTACGTTGCATAAAAGACAATTAA